GGGTGGATATCTTAATTAATAATGCCGGAATGGTTCAAGTGACCGATTTTACCCAAATTGAACTGGCGGACTGGGAACGGATCATGGCGGTGAATGTCACCGGGATATTTTTGTACTGCCGTGAGTTTTTTCGTCGGGCGATCGCTCAATCTCATGGCGGTGCGATCGTCAATGTCGCCTCCCTCTCCGGTGTTCGCGGACCCGATAAATTTCCGGGATTCACCAGTTACATTACCAGTAAATACGGGGTCGTTGGCATCACCGATTCCCTCGCCGTAGAAGGTAAACCCCACGGAATTCGCGTGAATAGTGTTTCCCCCGGTGCAGTGGATACCGCTCTTCTGAAACAAGCTGCGCCCTTTCTAAAAACCCAAACCACCCCGGATGATGTGGCGCGCACCATCGTTTTTTTAGCGGATGACTATCAAGCGAAATGTCTCACCGGCGCTAACCTTGAAATTTTTAGTAATGCTTAGGAGTTTTCAGTATGTCGATGATTTATATCACCCGTCGAGTCACTTTTTCCGCCTCTCATCGTCTCCACAGCGATGCCTTATCCGATGAAGAAAATCGCCGAGTATTTGGCAAATGCAACAATCCTAATGGTCATGGTCATAACTATGCATTAAAAGTGACAGTTCGTGGAGAAGTCAATCCCGAAACCGGGATTGTTTTGAATTTCTTTGACCTTCAAGATGCCATTGATGCCGCAATTCTGGAGGAGGTCGATCACAAGCATATTAATTTAGATGTCCCTGCTTTCAAAGGCATCAATCCCACCGCTGAGAATATGGTCGTGGTCTTTTGGAATATGCTAGAACCCAAGCTACCCCCTGGAATGCTCTATGAAATGCAGTTGTATGAAACCGACAATGATCATGTGACCTATCGGGGCACTTAGAGACTGCTACTGTCCGCCCTGACTAAAGTATCGGTATAGTTTACCCCAGGGACAAGAAACCGGGTTTCTCACCCAAATTGATGATGAATTGCGAAAAATTTTGACAGAAACCCGGTTTCTCACCCATTTTGTACCGACGCCCTTTGGGTCGATTGATATATCTATCCTCTCAACTACGGACGGGTTAATCCCTTTCGGACAAAACCGATTCCTAGATTACTAAAACCGATAAAATGAACAAAGATATCGCCTTAATTTTAGCAAAACTGAAGAAAAATAAGTTATTATCTTTGGATACCATTGCCCCGATTGTAGTGGGAATTCTGGTGCTATCCGCTTGGGAAATTGGGGTGGAAGTCACCGAAACTCCCATTTATTTATTGCCGAAACCTTCGGATATTTTTCAGGCTTTAATTAAGGATTGGCCGATTCTGTTTCCCGCGTTGCTCATTACCTTAAAAATTACGGTAGTAGCCTTTATCACTGCGGCAATTTCTGGGTTAATGATTGCGGTGTTGATGTCTCAAAGTAAGTGGATTGAGAAAAGTCTGTATCCTTATGCGATTGTTTTACAGACTACTCCTATTGTGGCGATCGCACCTTTAATTATTATCTGGTTTAAAGACTATACCTTTGGCGCATTGGTGACTTGTGCCTGGATTGTCGCCTTTTTCCCGATTATTTCTAATACCACCTTTGGCTTAAATAGTCTCGACCCCAATTTACGAGATTTATTTATCCTCTATAAAGCCTCCCGTTGGCAAACCCTCTGGTATTTGAGACTCCCCAGTGCCTTACCCTATTTTTTATCAGGATTGCGGATTAGCGGGGGATTATCCTTAATTGGTGCTGTGGTGGCAGAATTTGTCGCCGGGACTGGCGGTACCGATTCCGGGATTGCCTATCAAATGCTAATTGCCGGTTACAATTTACAAATTCCCCGAATGTTTGCCGCCTTATTCCTGGTGACAATGCTGGGTATTTTGATTTTTATTCTGTTATCAAGAATATCAGATTGGGTTTTAGGGGAATGGCATGAAGGGTCAGTTAAACGGGATACTTAATTGACCCTTTTTACCCAATTTATATTACTTTGTTGTCATCGTATGGACGCCATCCCAGTCCTCTGGAGGTGGCGTTTTTATATAATCCTCCGCTCTTTGAATGTGAATTTTCACCGCTTGGTCTTCGGGGTAAATTGCGCCTGCGGATTGAAAGAGGGTAATCGATTCTAAGAAGTTTTTGGAGATATATGCGGCACGTCCGGCGCTATAAAAGTCTAAGAATTTCTGTTTCGCGGCATCTAGGGGAGTCTGACGATCGCCAATTAATTCATAAATCCCCACTGCCTGATTTTTCCCCTTCACCCGAATCTTATCTAACTCTCTCACCCATATCCGATCGCTACAAAGTTGATAAGTAAATTCGCTAATAATAATATCACATTTATATTCCTTCGTTACGCTTTCTAACCGTGCACTTAAATTCACCCCATCCCCAATCACCGTATAATCCATCCGCTTTTGACTGCCAATATTTCCAGAAACAACTTCCCCGGAACTAATCCCAATCCCAATGCGAATATTATGTTCTTTTTGCTGACGATTAAATTCATCTAAACGCCGACGCATATCTAAGGCCGATTGTACCGCCTTCCAAGCGTGTTCTTTCAGGGGTAATGGTGCGCCAAATACGGCCATTAGCGCATCACCAATAAATTTATCTAACGTTCCGTCACAGTTAAAAACTGCTTCTACCATCGTCTCGAAATAGTTATTCAAAAGCGAGACGACTTCTGCCGCTTCTAGGTTTTCCGTCAGGGTTGTATAACCGCGAATATCCGAGAATAGAATAGTAACTTCTTTGCGTTCCCCCACCATTAAGGCATCTTCCCCCAATGCCATGACTCGTTCCGCGACCCCGGGAGTCATGTAGCGATACATGGTGGTTTTCATCCGTTTTTCGCGACTTATGTCTTCTAAAACGACTAATCCACCCCGGACTCCCCCTTCTGGGTTGGTTAAAGGATTCACCGTGAGGTTGAGACTGCGTTCGATTTCTTTGACTTGACTTTTGGGGTATTTTATGACATTTTCATCCGGCTCATTCCAGGGGATGTAAAACTCAGGATTGTTGCGATCGCCTATCACCAAAATCGCACTTTCCATATTCGTTTCATCCAACTTGACTAACCCAATGGTCAGACTTTGTTCCGGGACAAAATGCCTTGCCGCATTTCGTAATGCATCCTCTAAGCGAAATCTCAGATGTTCGATGGGAACCACTTCCCAAACATAGCGACCTTGTAACTTTTGCTGCCATAGCAGCAGTTTTTGCTTATTTTCCCGCTGAATCTGAAACTGGCGATCGCTCTGTTTGCGGTCCTCCTTCTGAATCGGACATCCCAGCAACTCTAGCGCCGCCTCATTAATCGTGACAATTTTCCCATCCATATTGGTGGAAATCACCGCATCGGAAAGGCTTTCTAAAATATCTTTTTGATATTGCTTCTCCAGCAAAACACTCTCAAACAATTGTGCGTTTTGCAAAGCAATTCCCGCTTGAGCATTAAACGCGCGCAAAAACGCTTCATCGGAGGAATTAAAACTCCCCTTCTGTTTATTAATCAGTTGCGTCACCCCGATTAATTCCCCCGAGGCATTATAAACTGGCATACAAAGAATCGTAGAGGTTTGGTATCCCGTTTTCCGGTCCGTCGTGGGGTCAAACCTCGGGTCCAGATAGGCATCATGAATATTTAGTGTTTGACCCGTAGAGGCGACATAACCGGCAATGCCACGATTTGCCGGAATCCGAATTTCCACCATTGTTTTGCCATCTGCCTTGGCGACTTTCGTCCAGAGTTCGTCAGTTTCCTTGCTGAGTAAAAATAGGGTACTGCGATCGGCCTGCATTAAATCCTTGGCGCGGTCCATCACAGCGCGTAACGTCGTTTCCAGGTCCAGACTTTGACCTAAAGTCGTCGTTGCTTCCAGTAACGCACTCACCCCGCGTTGATTTCTCGCCGCGACATAAAACGATTGACAACTTTCCAGAATAATTGCAATAGAAGAGGCAAACCCGGCAAATTGAAGCTGATCCTCGCGGTTGAACGGAACCTCCCCCATTTTATTGAGGACCTGGACCACCGCTACCACGCGATCGGTATCTTTGCTGCTAAAAATCGGTTCACAGAGAAGATTTCGCGGGTCACATCCCGGGGGTTCATCCACTTCCGCTTGAAATAAAGGATGATGACGAACATCGGCAATATTGACACTTTCCCCATTGCAGGCAACATGACCGAGAATGCCGATATGGATGGGTAAGCGGATTTCGGTACTTTTCCCGGTTTCATCCTGGCTAATTTTTGACCAGAGTTGCTCTTTCTCTTGGTCAATTAAAAAAATAGTCGTCTTTTCTGCTTGCAGGATTTGACTAATTTTGAGGGTGAAGGCATCGAGGAGTTGTTCTAACAGAATTTCGAGCGCTTCATTATTAATCAGATCGATCGCCAGCAGACATTGCTGAAATTCTGCCGTAATAAAATCAAGGATGCAGACAAATTCGCCAACCTGCATATCCTTGACCCGCCGGGTCAACTCCCCCATGCGACCCACCCGAGTTAAAGCCGCTAGAACGCTACCAGTGCCTGAAAATGTCATGTGTTATCAACGCTTACCGGCTCAGATTTGCCTGATCTCTATGGTACGCTACCCCTGGGAAATGTGGGGAGATTGGGAGGTGGGGGAGGATGTTCAACGTCACGACTTCAGTCGTTCTCTTGGTTCGTAGTAACGACTTCAGTCGTTCTCTTGGTTCGTAGTAACGACTTCAGTCGTTCTCTTGGTTCGTAGTAACGACTTCAGTCGTTCTCTTGGTTCGTAGTTCAACACCGGCGGGGGTTTAAACCCCCGCCTCATAGCTAAAGTCGTCTAAAGACGACTGCCAGTTTTATCCCGTGGTGTTTTCAGTCGGTTTCAACCGACTTTAGCTGTTAGGCGGGGGATTTATCCCCCGCCGGTTGTTGCTATCAGGCTGCAAGAAGTAAACGAGCAGACTCTATGCTCTATCTATGAGTGCGTGACTTGGCTGGCGCTTTCGTCACGCGGAAACGACTGAAGTCGTTACTACGAACAGGAAGAAACGACTGAAGTCGTTACTACGAACAGGAACTCCGTCAGGCAGCTAGGGGTAAACGACCGGAACCTAGGATGGTTTGGTAATAGCGTCGCAATTGCGCGGTTGCCGCTTGCCATCCCCATTGTTCTGCTTCTTTGCGAGCATTTTGGCGGAGGGACTGGCGTTCGATTTGGTTGGCGAGGAGGCGTTGGGTGGCGGCGATCGCACCGTTCTCCTCATCGGGATCAAACAAGTATCCGTTAACCCCATCGGTAACAATATCCAAAATGCCACCTCTGGCAGCAGCAACCACGGGACAACCGGCTGCCATTGCTTCTAACAGCACTAACCCTAGAGTTTCTGTTCGGGAAGGAAAAATAAAGGCATCGGCTGAAGCAAAGGCGCTGGCTAATTCTTCTCCGTGTAAATAGCCGACAAAATGGGTGGGAGTCCCGGCAAAATGCTGTTCCAGTTGTTGCCGGGTGGGTCCATCACCGACTAAGGCTAATCTGGCATCGGGAATCGCTTCTAGGACGGGTTTAATGCGATCGATTTCTTTCTCGGCACCGAGTCGTCCCACATACAGCAGCAGGGGACTGTCGGGATGTCCTTGACTCAGGCGACTCCGCATTTCTCGACTGGCTAAATGAGGTTGAAATAACTCCGTATCCACCCCACGCTGCCACAAATCCACCCGTTCAATGTCATGATTTCGCAATTCTTCCACCATTGCCATTGAGGTGCAGAGGTTCAATTCCGCTTGATTATGAGCCGCTTTCAGCAATTCCCACAGCAGGGGTTCTAGCACTCCTAACCCATAATGTTGCAAATATTTGGGGAGGTGGGTATGGTAAGAAGCAACTAAGGGAATTTTCAGACTTTTAGCGTAATAAATTCCCCCGACTCCTAAAACAGCCGGGTTGACCACATGAATTAAATCCGGTTGAAAATCTTCAAGTTTGCGCCGTAAGGATGGCGTGGGAAAGGCTAATTTCAGTTCGGGATAGAGGGGTAAGGGATACCCGGTGACGCCGTAAACTTCGGCTCCTTTGTATTCAGTAATGCCGTAGTCTGGAGAAAAGACGAGGACTTGATCTCCTGCACGTTGCAGTTGTTCGACAGTGCGGCAAAGTCGGGTGACGATGCCATCAACTTTGGGATAAAAGGTTTCGGTAAAAAGTGCAATTCTCATATCAAATTTTAGTTACGCAAGGGTTTTTAGGTCAGCCTCTTTGCAACTTCAACGGTTTTAATTGATGAATGATAGTGCGAGATTCTAGCTCTGGTCACTGGGGAGCTAGAATTTCGCACTCCCTTGAGAAAGTTACGCAGGATATAGAATCCTTTAGTCTCACCGGATGCCGCTAAACACGAGGGTTTAACGTCGCCAAGATACTTTAGGTAGAATCTGGTTTTTGTCGATTCGGTTCTGGTATTTAACGGCGAAATTCAGCAGAGAATCGAGTAGGGAATCGGATAGATAATGGGGTTGTAAACCTAAATCCAGCAGTTTGGTATTTTTGGCATTAAAGTAATGTTCTTCGAGTTCAACTCTGGGGTTCTCCAGATGGTCAATCTCGATGTTCAGTCCCATTGCAATTCCAGCTTGTTTCACCTTCGATGCCAGTTCACCGATGTTGAATAGTTCGGTAAATTGGTTAAAGACACGGAATTGACCCGCTTCTGCTGGGTTGGCGATCGCCAGTTCCATACAGCGCACCGTGTCGCGAATATCCAAAAATCCTCGGGTTTGTCCGCCTTTGCCATACACCGTCAGGGGATGACCCACTGCCGCTTGAATGCAGAAGCGATTGAGTGCTGTTCCAAACACGCCATCGTAATCGAGACGGTTGATCAGCATCTCATCCATGCCGGTTTCTTCCGTCAGGACCCCATAGACGACCCCTTGGTTTAAGTCCGTAGCACGCAGGCCCCAAATTTTGCAAGCAAACTGGATATTGTGACTATCGTGAACCTTACTTAAGTGATAGAAACTTCCCGGTTGCTTCGGATAGGGGAGGGTATCTTTGCGCCCGTTATGCTCAATGGTGATATAGCCTTCTTCAATATCGATATTTGGTGTGCCATATTCGCCCATTGTGCCTAACTTGACCAGATGGCAGTCAGGGAAATCTTCCTTCATGGCGTAAAGCAGATTCAGGGTTCCCACCACGTTATTCACTTGAGTGAGAACCGCATGGTCACGATCAATCATCGAAAAGGGGGCCGATCGCTGCTCACCAAAGTGAACAATGGTATCGGGCTCAAACTGATGGAGGGCCTTACTTAAGAAAGCGTAATCAGTGATATCCCCAACGAACAGATCAATAGATTTACCAGTTAGATCGCGCCAACGCTGCAATCGTTGCTGAATCGGGGCGATCGGTGTTAGGGTTTCAACGCAGAGTTGCATATCCCAGTGCCGACGCACCAAACTATCTAAAATTGCGACATCGTAACCGTGATTGGATAGGTAAAGCGCAGTTGCCCAACCGCAATAGCCGTCACCGCCAATAACCAGGACTCTCATAGGTAGATGAATCTTGCTTGCCAATACTCGGTAACTCTACCAGGTTTGTGCCACCTGTGGGATATTTCACTTCAGCGAGTTGACAGATTTCCGAAAAAAATCTGCATTAAGGAATACCGGAGCACAAAATGCCTCATTTAACCTGCACCCTGAAGCTGCCCCGCAGGCTTAAGCCTGGGGCTATACGGACGAAGCCTGCCTCCGCAGGCTAATCTATAACATTGACTTGAAACACCCAGATTGCGGAGAAATTCTACCCTTGATCCCCAATCAGGTTGTCAAAAGTCAGTTTTCTGACATCTTATGCGCGTTGCAACAAGCGGCGGGGGTTCAAACCCCCGCCTAACAACTTAAGTCGGTTGAAACCGACTGAAAGTATTATCCCGTGGGTTTTCTAGTCGGTTTTTAACCGACTTTAGCTATGAGGCGGGGGATTGATCCCCCGCCGGATCGCGGGGTCTACAAAGGCTTGTTGCACAGATGCAAGATCTCGCGTCTCTCTCTTAGCCTGCGGAGGCAGGCTTCGTCCGTATAGCCCCAGGCTTCAGCCTGCGGGCGGGCGGGTTTAGTATCAATTCACCACCACCTCATCGGCAAAACTCGCAACCCGCTTGTTAAACACAAAAGGACCGGCAACGGAACCCCAGACGTGCTCATCGGTATCGGGGTCCAGTCCGCGATCGTGACTGATAAAGACATTTTCATCAATTTCAAACCGACTATCCAGATAGGTAGTGCGATTCTTACGAACCACAATGCAGCTTTTTCCAGGTTCCACCTCGCCCTGAAATTTGGATCCAGTCCATTCCGTAATGAAGGTAGAACCGGCAATTTTTTCGAGCTTGTCTGGGGTGAGGGATTGCAGGAGATGGCGATCGCGGGCGGATCCGTAGAAAGATGCCTCATCCTGGACCTTGTAGTTTTCGATTTCAATGCGATCGCCCTTTGGGACCAACTTCAACACCCGCACCCGATAGGGCTCATTGAGCATAAAATCATAAGCCTGCTCTAAATACAGACTGACCCCATCGAGGAACTCATAAGGCAGGGGCCGCATACAGACCCGAATATGGGCAAAAAACGGCGGATTCTCGATCGCCTGGTCAAAATTGCTAAAGTCCGACGCCATCCAACGCGCCAAAGTCAGAATATCAGTGGAATGAGTCATGGATATTACAGAGTAAGATTTTAAAGTGGGGGCAGTTCTGCTTATTTTACGGCAGACCCGAAAATTCCGCGCCACCCCAACCCTCATTCTCCCGATGTTCGTAGTAACGCCTTCAGGCGTTATCCCTCCAACGTTCGTAGTAACGCCTTCAGGCGTTATCCCTCCCGATGTTCGTAGTAACGACTTCAGTCGTTATCCCCTAAAGCACCAAACCCACCCACTCCCTAAAAACTGTTCCCTATCCCAGCATCATCCCCAGAGTCACCCAATGGACAGTCAATCATCAGGCGGGAGACCCTCAATACTAGAAACCAGAACCGTCACGAGGGCGATCGCCTCTCCCCGGACATTAAACACTTCTAA
This portion of the Laspinema palackyanum D2c genome encodes:
- a CDS encoding SDR family NAD(P)-dependent oxidoreductase, producing MLNHLEKSLAGRVAIVTGAGRGIGAATARQLAQRGASVVLVSRSGEQLEGVREAIATESQPEQVVVYPADVSSEAQTLEVFDQAIATFGRVDILINNAGMVQVTDFTQIELADWERIMAVNVTGIFLYCREFFRRAIAQSHGGAIVNVASLSGVRGPDKFPGFTSYITSKYGVVGITDSLAVEGKPHGIRVNSVSPGAVDTALLKQAAPFLKTQTTPDDVARTIVFLADDYQAKCLTGANLEIFSNA
- a CDS encoding 6-carboxytetrahydropterin synthase, with protein sequence MSMIYITRRVTFSASHRLHSDALSDEENRRVFGKCNNPNGHGHNYALKVTVRGEVNPETGIVLNFFDLQDAIDAAILEEVDHKHINLDVPAFKGINPTAENMVVVFWNMLEPKLPPGMLYEMQLYETDNDHVTYRGT
- a CDS encoding ABC transporter permease codes for the protein MNKDIALILAKLKKNKLLSLDTIAPIVVGILVLSAWEIGVEVTETPIYLLPKPSDIFQALIKDWPILFPALLITLKITVVAFITAAISGLMIAVLMSQSKWIEKSLYPYAIVLQTTPIVAIAPLIIIWFKDYTFGALVTCAWIVAFFPIISNTTFGLNSLDPNLRDLFILYKASRWQTLWYLRLPSALPYFLSGLRISGGLSLIGAVVAEFVAGTGGTDSGIAYQMLIAGYNLQIPRMFAALFLVTMLGILIFILLSRISDWVLGEWHEGSVKRDT
- a CDS encoding GAF domain-containing protein, which gives rise to MTFSGTGSVLAALTRVGRMGELTRRVKDMQVGEFVCILDFITAEFQQCLLAIDLINNEALEILLEQLLDAFTLKISQILQAEKTTIFLIDQEKEQLWSKISQDETGKSTEIRLPIHIGILGHVACNGESVNIADVRHHPLFQAEVDEPPGCDPRNLLCEPIFSSKDTDRVVAVVQVLNKMGEVPFNREDQLQFAGFASSIAIILESCQSFYVAARNQRGVSALLEATTTLGQSLDLETTLRAVMDRAKDLMQADRSTLFLLSKETDELWTKVAKADGKTMVEIRIPANRGIAGYVASTGQTLNIHDAYLDPRFDPTTDRKTGYQTSTILCMPVYNASGELIGVTQLINKQKGSFNSSDEAFLRAFNAQAGIALQNAQLFESVLLEKQYQKDILESLSDAVISTNMDGKIVTINEAALELLGCPIQKEDRKQSDRQFQIQRENKQKLLLWQQKLQGRYVWEVVPIEHLRFRLEDALRNAARHFVPEQSLTIGLVKLDETNMESAILVIGDRNNPEFYIPWNEPDENVIKYPKSQVKEIERSLNLTVNPLTNPEGGVRGGLVVLEDISREKRMKTTMYRYMTPGVAERVMALGEDALMVGERKEVTILFSDIRGYTTLTENLEAAEVVSLLNNYFETMVEAVFNCDGTLDKFIGDALMAVFGAPLPLKEHAWKAVQSALDMRRRLDEFNRQQKEHNIRIGIGISSGEVVSGNIGSQKRMDYTVIGDGVNLSARLESVTKEYKCDIIISEFTYQLCSDRIWVRELDKIRVKGKNQAVGIYELIGDRQTPLDAAKQKFLDFYSAGRAAYISKNFLESITLFQSAGAIYPEDQAVKIHIQRAEDYIKTPPPEDWDGVHTMTTK
- a CDS encoding glycosyltransferase, giving the protein MRIALFTETFYPKVDGIVTRLCRTVEQLQRAGDQVLVFSPDYGITEYKGAEVYGVTGYPLPLYPELKLAFPTPSLRRKLEDFQPDLIHVVNPAVLGVGGIYYAKSLKIPLVASYHTHLPKYLQHYGLGVLEPLLWELLKAAHNQAELNLCTSMAMVEELRNHDIERVDLWQRGVDTELFQPHLASREMRSRLSQGHPDSPLLLYVGRLGAEKEIDRIKPVLEAIPDARLALVGDGPTRQQLEQHFAGTPTHFVGYLHGEELASAFASADAFIFPSRTETLGLVLLEAMAAGCPVVAAARGGILDIVTDGVNGYLFDPDEENGAIAATQRLLANQIERQSLRQNARKEAEQWGWQAATAQLRRYYQTILGSGRLPLAA
- a CDS encoding NAD-dependent epimerase/dehydratase family protein produces the protein MRVLVIGGDGYCGWATALYLSNHGYDVAILDSLVRRHWDMQLCVETLTPIAPIQQRLQRWRDLTGKSIDLFVGDITDYAFLSKALHQFEPDTIVHFGEQRSAPFSMIDRDHAVLTQVNNVVGTLNLLYAMKEDFPDCHLVKLGTMGEYGTPNIDIEEGYITIEHNGRKDTLPYPKQPGSFYHLSKVHDSHNIQFACKIWGLRATDLNQGVVYGVLTEETGMDEMLINRLDYDGVFGTALNRFCIQAAVGHPLTVYGKGGQTRGFLDIRDTVRCMELAIANPAEAGQFRVFNQFTELFNIGELASKVKQAGIAMGLNIEIDHLENPRVELEEHYFNAKNTKLLDLGLQPHYLSDSLLDSLLNFAVKYQNRIDKNQILPKVSWRR
- a CDS encoding chromophore lyase CpcT/CpeT, which encodes MTHSTDILTLARWMASDFSNFDQAIENPPFFAHIRVCMRPLPYEFLDGVSLYLEQAYDFMLNEPYRVRVLKLVPKGDRIEIENYKVQDEASFYGSARDRHLLQSLTPDKLEKIAGSTFITEWTGSKFQGEVEPGKSCIVVRKNRTTYLDSRFEIDENVFISHDRGLDPDTDEHVWGSVAGPFVFNKRVASFADEVVVN